In one Photobacterium swingsii genomic region, the following are encoded:
- a CDS encoding chorismate mutase translates to MRKLITLLCFTFISMTAHASPTSQDLFNTINQRLSYMEDVALFKALNHKAIEDSAREVMVVDKAKAAAAEKGLKPEQVESFFKAQIAVAKAIQYRHRADWLSQPAERHPRDLQTEIRPALITLGAKITQQLADYVKENGEFTPDDFDTFNSAITVKYVTARDKQMLFLSLMEIKNNS, encoded by the coding sequence ATGCGTAAGTTAATCACCTTACTTTGTTTTACATTTATTTCCATGACAGCACACGCAAGCCCAACCTCCCAAGACCTTTTTAATACTATCAATCAACGATTAAGTTACATGGAAGATGTTGCCTTATTCAAAGCCTTGAACCACAAAGCCATTGAAGATTCCGCTCGTGAAGTCATGGTTGTCGATAAAGCCAAGGCAGCAGCTGCAGAAAAAGGACTGAAACCCGAGCAAGTAGAAAGCTTTTTTAAAGCACAAATTGCTGTCGCAAAAGCAATCCAATACCGCCATCGTGCAGACTGGCTATCACAACCAGCAGAGCGCCATCCCCGCGATCTTCAAACTGAAATTCGCCCAGCCTTAATCACACTCGGGGCTAAAATCACCCAGCAACTAGCAGATTATGTAAAAGAAAATGGCGAATTCACGCCTGATGATTTCGACACATTCAATAGCGCGATTACCGTAAAATACGTTACCGCTCGTGACAAGCAAATGCTTTTCCTTTCGTTAATGGAAATTAAGAACAACAGCTAG
- a CDS encoding RidA family protein: protein MTTIQREQTNQRMSKIVKHGDTVYLCGQVGIAGESVADQTKEALRRVETLLNEAGSDKHHMLQVIVWLADMADFQEMNEVWDNWMPEGDAPARACGEAKLARPELKVELIVTAALKAE from the coding sequence ATGACAACAATTCAACGTGAACAAACTAACCAACGCATGAGCAAGATTGTTAAACATGGCGATACGGTTTATTTATGTGGTCAAGTTGGTATTGCGGGTGAGAGCGTAGCAGATCAAACAAAAGAAGCACTACGCCGTGTTGAGACCTTATTAAATGAAGCAGGCAGTGATAAACACCACATGCTACAAGTGATTGTTTGGCTAGCTGATATGGCCGACTTCCAAGAAATGAATGAAGTATGGGACAACTGGATGCCTGAAGGCGATGCACCAGCACGTGCTTGCGGTGAAGCAAAACTTGCTCGCCCAGAATTAAAAGTAGAGTTGATTGTGACTGCAGCGCTTAAAGCAGAGTAA
- a CDS encoding Lcl C-terminal domain-containing protein, translating into MKKTMTKKALSHTLITALFALTASSAIAATQECDINLTKSAPDVRFKDNQDGTVTDLRTDLVWNRCTLGQTWNKTNNICDGKPTGMYWQAALQRTEIINNDKSDPLHQFGGRQEWRLPNIKELQSLRESSCISPALNKRFFPLNFNFESIESTAWSSTPARASIGNVFALGLADGLTNKFGSTDYKLGVILVSDK; encoded by the coding sequence ATGAAAAAGACAATGACCAAAAAAGCATTAAGCCATACCCTAATCACTGCGCTTTTTGCGTTAACAGCATCAAGTGCAATCGCTGCAACACAAGAGTGTGATATCAACTTAACCAAATCTGCGCCCGATGTTCGCTTTAAAGACAACCAAGATGGCACAGTTACCGATTTACGTACCGATTTAGTATGGAATCGCTGTACCCTAGGCCAAACATGGAACAAAACCAATAATATTTGCGACGGCAAACCGACAGGGATGTACTGGCAAGCTGCGCTACAGCGAACGGAGATTATTAATAATGATAAATCCGATCCACTGCACCAGTTCGGTGGCCGTCAAGAGTGGCGCTTACCGAATATTAAAGAACTGCAGTCACTGCGTGAATCCAGTTGTATATCACCAGCGTTAAATAAACGCTTTTTCCCACTTAATTTTAATTTCGAATCGATAGAAAGTACCGCGTGGAGTTCAACACCAGCACGAGCATCAATAGGGAATGTATTTGCTTTGGGACTCGCTGATGGCCTTACCAATAAATTCGGCTCAACCGACTATAAGCTTGGCGTGATCTTAGTGAGCGATAAATAA
- a CDS encoding porin: MKKTLLAVAIPSLLVANMASAAEIYKSDEGSVDFYGQLRTELKKSEDKEVTLGAGSSRAGVSAQYTVAEGVDVFGKVEFGLQGKGDYVMKNRLHIAGVATDFGKFSFGRQWVVSDDVWGADYSYFFGGTGLRHATLSGARHDSLIKYNYDGESFWVAANYGLDQDDSNQELAELYAGTSIAGFNLHVGGGQNRDKSFEVTLADKSKSKHDLQNTYFEGTVEYTFGAALIGFTYYNATLDEKDTADKIKENAYSLGATYGWADNATAYTGFEYVTQKADDSTLEDGKGKNFYLGSDYHLNSWARVYAEYSYADGDTLGFTNKASDSFVGIASADGESRYAIGARVYW; encoded by the coding sequence ATGAAAAAAACACTACTAGCAGTAGCAATCCCTTCTCTTCTTGTTGCAAACATGGCATCAGCGGCAGAAATTTATAAGTCAGACGAAGGATCCGTCGACTTTTACGGTCAACTACGTACCGAATTGAAAAAAAGTGAAGATAAAGAAGTCACGCTTGGGGCTGGCTCTTCTCGTGCAGGTGTTTCGGCACAGTACACAGTCGCTGAAGGCGTTGATGTATTTGGTAAAGTTGAATTTGGCCTACAAGGCAAAGGCGACTACGTAATGAAAAACCGCCTACACATTGCAGGTGTAGCAACAGATTTTGGTAAGTTCTCTTTTGGTCGCCAATGGGTAGTATCGGATGATGTATGGGGTGCTGATTACTCTTACTTCTTCGGTGGTACAGGTCTTCGCCATGCAACACTATCTGGCGCACGTCACGACTCACTAATCAAATATAACTACGACGGTGAAAGCTTCTGGGTTGCTGCCAACTACGGCCTTGATCAAGATGATTCAAATCAAGAGCTGGCTGAATTGTACGCGGGTACTAGCATTGCTGGTTTTAACCTACACGTAGGTGGTGGTCAAAACCGCGATAAGTCATTTGAAGTGACATTGGCAGACAAATCAAAATCTAAGCATGATCTTCAAAATACTTACTTTGAAGGTACTGTTGAGTACACATTTGGCGCAGCACTAATCGGCTTTACTTATTACAATGCAACGCTTGATGAAAAAGATACTGCAGACAAAATTAAAGAAAACGCTTATAGCTTAGGTGCGACATACGGTTGGGCTGATAATGCGACAGCATACACTGGCTTTGAATATGTTACGCAGAAAGCTGATGACAGTACGCTTGAAGATGGTAAAGGTAAAAACTTCTACCTAGGCTCTGATTACCACCTAAATAGCTGGGCACGCGTTTATGCTGAATACAGCTATGCAGACGGTGATACGTTAGGTTTCACTAACAAAGCATCTGATTCTTTCGTCGGTATTGCATCAGCAGACGGTGAGAGCCGCTATGCAATTGGTGCTCGTGTTTACTGGTAA
- a CDS encoding alkaline phosphatase D family protein: MVQVIDGFFSKDLETELPLLLAGPILRKVTASHISIWLVSSEALEARFSLSIKGASESFFQADVLAEHQIQIGSNAWVVHAQFSGCFPTDTALQYQLATQQGDITALMPSLLYRDESALTFSIKPRADYVLHGSCRNPHHPSQDSLVAADDKVAAQAVSERPSLLMMSGDQIYADHVAGPTLDAIEQVIKLLGLSNERLPAGCESEFVTAQDIFNSPHHFYGRDKLLPHYTSDLDSVDQTDSFFRRLKARLPKRQLPVFSSRESENHLITFAEYFAMYLLVWSPQLWRLVNTNRLAEQNFKVNGQTLSAKWQQVWHEEKKHLDAFVAGLPQVQRLMAHIPTYMIFDDHDVTDDWNLTVGWEKAAFDSLLARRVIGNGLISYWLCQGWGNAPEHFDDSFIALARCYFSQPSAAHQDAFIAHLYRFEQWHYTIETQPKMLVLDTRTRRWRSESRMNKPSGLMDWEALIEMQQAMLNEPAVIIVSAAPMFGVKFIETLQRGMTWLGQPLLIDAENWMAHPGSANTLLSIFTHTKTPTNFVILSGDVHYSFAYDIKLRFRRSSPNIFQITSSGIKNEFPNRLLRVCDTMDRLLYSPRSPLNWLTKRKRLKIFKRDPDTHGHDRLINRSAIGELRLAEDGSPSHISILTAKGEVIAFPPIEKLVPSSLSSHQQYD; encoded by the coding sequence ATGGTTCAGGTTATTGATGGTTTTTTTTCTAAGGATCTGGAGACAGAATTACCATTACTACTGGCAGGACCGATCTTACGTAAGGTAACAGCCTCACATATTTCTATTTGGTTGGTGAGTTCTGAAGCGTTGGAGGCTAGATTTTCGCTATCTATCAAGGGAGCTTCTGAGTCTTTTTTTCAGGCTGATGTGCTTGCTGAGCATCAAATTCAAATTGGCAGCAATGCGTGGGTGGTGCATGCACAGTTTTCAGGGTGTTTTCCAACCGACACCGCATTGCAATACCAGCTGGCCACCCAGCAAGGTGATATTACAGCCTTAATGCCTTCTTTACTGTATCGTGATGAATCAGCGCTGACATTTAGCATTAAACCACGTGCAGATTATGTTTTGCATGGCTCTTGTCGCAACCCTCACCACCCAAGTCAAGACAGCTTAGTAGCGGCCGATGACAAAGTGGCAGCGCAAGCCGTTAGCGAGCGTCCTTCGCTCTTAATGATGAGCGGTGATCAAATATATGCAGATCATGTTGCTGGACCAACGCTTGATGCGATAGAGCAAGTGATTAAGCTATTGGGTTTATCGAATGAGCGTCTTCCTGCTGGCTGCGAAAGTGAATTTGTGACGGCGCAAGATATTTTTAACAGCCCTCACCATTTTTATGGTCGCGATAAGTTACTGCCTCACTATACCAGTGATCTTGATAGTGTCGATCAGACGGATTCATTTTTTAGGCGTCTGAAAGCGCGACTACCTAAGCGTCAGTTACCTGTTTTTAGCTCTCGTGAAAGTGAAAACCACTTGATCACCTTTGCTGAATATTTTGCGATGTATTTATTGGTATGGTCACCACAGCTCTGGCGCTTGGTTAATACTAACCGTTTAGCAGAACAAAATTTTAAAGTTAATGGTCAAACGCTTAGTGCGAAATGGCAGCAAGTCTGGCATGAAGAGAAAAAACACCTTGATGCGTTTGTCGCGGGTTTACCGCAAGTTCAGCGCTTAATGGCCCATATTCCTACTTATATGATTTTTGATGATCATGATGTCACTGATGATTGGAATTTAACCGTTGGCTGGGAAAAAGCGGCTTTTGATAGCTTGCTGGCCCGACGTGTGATTGGTAATGGGCTGATAAGTTATTGGTTATGTCAGGGCTGGGGGAATGCCCCTGAGCATTTTGATGATAGTTTCATTGCGTTAGCAAGGTGCTATTTTTCCCAGCCATCTGCCGCACACCAAGATGCGTTCATCGCTCATCTTTATCGCTTTGAACAATGGCATTACACCATAGAAACCCAGCCTAAAATGTTGGTGTTAGACACGCGTACACGGCGTTGGCGTTCGGAATCGAGAATGAATAAACCGTCGGGCTTAATGGATTGGGAAGCCTTGATAGAGATGCAACAAGCGATGCTGAATGAACCTGCGGTGATCATTGTCTCTGCAGCACCTATGTTTGGGGTGAAGTTTATTGAGACACTGCAACGCGGTATGACCTGGCTTGGCCAACCTTTGCTAATTGATGCTGAAAACTGGATGGCGCACCCCGGTTCGGCAAATACTTTATTGAGTATTTTCACTCATACTAAAACCCCCACCAATTTTGTGATCTTGTCGGGTGATGTCCATTACTCATTTGCTTACGACATCAAGCTCCGTTTTCGTCGTTCGAGTCCGAATATTTTTCAGATCACCTCTAGCGGAATTAAAAATGAGTTTCCTAATCGGTTACTGCGGGTCTGCGATACGATGGATCGCCTACTCTATAGTCCAAGATCGCCCCTAAATTGGTTAACAAAGCGGAAGCGTCTTAAGATCTTTAAACGTGATCCCGATACCCATGGCCATGATCGTTTGATTAATCGTAGCGCGATTGGTGAGTTGCGGTTAGCTGAAGACGGTAGTCCAAGTCATATTTCGATCCTTACCGCGAAAGGTGAGGTGATTGCTTTTCCCCCTATAGAGAAATTAGTGCCATCAAGTCTATCGAGTCATCAGCAATATGATTAA
- a CDS encoding porin family protein, with protein MKKQFLAATLPLLMSFSVAAESTATDTIATQSESHPATLSNADISGFRVGAGVLNHDSDDLLDDATGYVIEAGYDINKIFGVSARYSNATFDNDNIQNPSKLPGDVEISTWGLYSDIGYTLIGKNNFAIKPYGLVGVERINVVTDLGNENFDESEYAFAIGTGVRATFNKHFVLAAEYKFSSVDVPEYQDLDLDTFSLIVNYKF; from the coding sequence ATGAAAAAGCAATTTTTAGCAGCCACTTTACCATTATTAATGTCGTTTTCAGTTGCCGCAGAAAGCACAGCAACTGACACTATAGCGACACAAAGCGAAAGCCACCCAGCAACACTCTCCAACGCTGATATTTCAGGGTTTCGAGTGGGCGCCGGCGTACTAAATCACGACTCAGATGATCTACTTGACGACGCAACAGGCTATGTCATTGAAGCAGGGTACGACATCAACAAGATTTTTGGCGTATCAGCTCGCTACTCGAATGCAACCTTCGATAACGACAATATTCAGAACCCATCAAAACTTCCTGGTGACGTTGAAATTTCAACATGGGGGCTATACTCAGATATCGGTTATACCCTGATTGGTAAAAACAACTTTGCTATAAAACCCTATGGTCTCGTTGGTGTTGAACGCATTAATGTTGTTACCGACTTAGGGAACGAAAACTTTGATGAGAGTGAATATGCATTTGCCATTGGTACAGGTGTTAGAGCAACATTTAATAAGCACTTTGTACTAGCAGCAGAATACAAATTTTCGTCGGTGGATGTACCTGAGTACCAAGATCTCGATCTCGATACCTTCTCACTCATCGTTAACTACAAGTTCTGA
- a CDS encoding TetR/AcrR family transcriptional regulator — MPRVSQEVAAQTRQKIIDASFSLLVEQGNDALTFTKIAQAAKVSRSGINAHFKKKSELLDALKPMLKKVITDKLDFTSGKKFFDSWKDAIDNDSYFRNVIAHANALCNEKEGVAGLIELIGGDDENPEDHILMAIGYAVVHCAKSGGKSGCCS, encoded by the coding sequence ATGCCACGCGTTAGCCAGGAAGTTGCGGCACAGACCCGCCAAAAAATCATCGATGCATCTTTTTCGTTATTAGTTGAACAGGGTAATGATGCGTTAACCTTCACTAAAATAGCCCAAGCCGCCAAAGTGAGTCGCTCTGGTATCAATGCCCATTTCAAGAAGAAATCAGAATTACTTGATGCACTCAAGCCGATGCTGAAAAAAGTGATTACAGATAAGCTCGACTTCACCAGTGGTAAGAAATTCTTTGATAGTTGGAAAGACGCCATCGATAACGATAGCTATTTTCGGAACGTGATCGCACACGCCAATGCCTTATGCAACGAAAAAGAAGGCGTTGCCGGATTAATTGAGCTAATTGGTGGGGATGATGAAAACCCAGAAGATCATATTTTAATGGCCATAGGCTACGCCGTTGTACATTGCGCAAAGTCAGGCGGTAAATCTGGCTGTTGCTCGTGA
- a CDS encoding Lcl C-terminal domain-containing protein, whose protein sequence is MKKTLLTLTIATLLAGCNGGSDNKASNTTGPDSKLNYTLSGEVQSNYLAQDITVCVDLTEDWICNPSEPTTTAKSGLFNIASMNKDILHARILAVSTLNAADNQSKAYTNNTVVLAAPPLQKESGHIINGISTLISANMGHGLNPHEAARDVKAKLEKIGVTTSSDLLANLGDPRLATIDKNIQLLSASAKADQRSRVIATLAKELPQQKAFIQAENLTEQTLADTVNQLEQKSMPRLVGNDTGVTQFFNGAVLTDTPAAGFPLQDANIGFDATDKNSHSGNGFKLTKLDAKGKALPDNATEWSCVRDERTKLVWEVKSNDPKSPRWKKNEFALQIKGGVQPHSEDIKYAQKTNKSGINTTEQYQDMVNKEQLCGINTWRLPTLNEQFDLLDFGSTAKDADGNLIGLNTHYFPNTEAGYEGYGWYWSSSFMHAAYQPKDMHVYNYLDQVSDSLGDSGVQNLCKQANAECDYPTKMNVRMVSQGK, encoded by the coding sequence ATGAAAAAAACCTTACTCACACTCACCATAGCGACGTTACTTGCTGGTTGTAATGGTGGCTCAGACAATAAAGCCAGCAACACAACGGGTCCCGATTCGAAGCTGAATTACACACTGAGTGGCGAGGTACAATCCAACTATCTAGCGCAAGATATCACTGTATGTGTCGACTTAACGGAAGACTGGATCTGTAACCCCAGTGAACCAACCACAACAGCCAAAAGTGGTTTGTTTAACATCGCTAGCATGAACAAAGATATTTTGCATGCGCGTATTCTTGCTGTCTCAACCCTCAACGCGGCAGATAACCAAAGTAAAGCCTATACCAACAACACCGTAGTATTAGCAGCGCCACCACTGCAAAAAGAAAGTGGCCACATTATTAACGGTATCAGCACCTTGATCAGTGCGAATATGGGTCATGGTTTAAACCCTCATGAAGCTGCACGTGATGTGAAAGCCAAGTTAGAAAAAATCGGTGTTACCACCAGCAGTGATTTGTTAGCCAACCTTGGTGATCCTCGCTTGGCGACGATTGATAAGAACATCCAGTTACTGTCTGCCAGTGCCAAAGCTGATCAACGTAGCCGTGTGATCGCAACGCTAGCAAAAGAACTGCCACAGCAAAAAGCGTTTATTCAGGCAGAAAATCTCACCGAGCAAACACTCGCAGACACAGTGAATCAGCTGGAACAGAAAAGCATGCCGCGCTTAGTGGGCAATGATACCGGTGTCACGCAATTTTTTAATGGTGCAGTACTTACCGATACCCCAGCTGCAGGCTTCCCATTGCAAGATGCCAATATTGGCTTTGATGCCACAGACAAAAATAGCCACTCTGGCAATGGTTTTAAATTGACTAAGCTAGATGCCAAAGGTAAGGCATTACCCGATAATGCAACCGAATGGAGCTGTGTTCGTGATGAGCGCACTAAGCTTGTTTGGGAAGTGAAATCCAACGACCCTAAATCACCTCGCTGGAAGAAAAATGAATTCGCCTTACAGATCAAAGGGGGCGTTCAACCGCACAGTGAAGACATCAAATACGCCCAGAAGACCAATAAATCAGGTATCAATACCACAGAGCAATATCAGGACATGGTCAACAAAGAACAACTTTGTGGCATCAACACATGGCGCTTGCCGACGCTCAACGAACAATTTGATTTGCTCGACTTTGGCTCAACCGCAAAAGATGCCGATGGCAATCTTATTGGGTTAAATACCCATTACTTCCCTAATACTGAAGCAGGTTATGAAGGCTATGGCTGGTACTGGTCTTCCAGCTTTATGCACGCTGCTTACCAACCTAAAGACATGCATGTGTACAACTATTTGGATCAAGTTAGCGATAGTTTAGGCGACTCAGGCGTTCAAAACCTGTGTAAGCAAGCAAACGCCGAGTGTGATTACCCAACAAAAATGAACGTACGTATGGTTAGCCAAGGAAAATAA
- a CDS encoding proprotein convertase P-domain-containing protein: MKALRFNKTTLCLFTLLAASQQGVAAELIYPANETIVSDSVQAKQFLLNYFQDKPNTVISDLSARYQRTSLMATHYNFDVIDNQGKNCHKTLVLTVDKDQKVQRVYAQLDALTGQCDGTIEQPRTNFDITKPAIPAHAKTVPVTTQVYNPDPRTMNQAPIPTDGDFEHYTLPATYQTVTMPVLCSTTANPQCVLANDKVVAVDIVNLPEGIADKAEQQPQQGHLSFAPDALTNIDVTQASTADKSAVHNYFYDVMAFYHIDHSLRYVEGLGFNHLFNQTVQFDAQGSNENNSKYLNDINLLSLGMGGSPDSLDADVILHEFGHTINYFIVPDWAYGDTSGIGEGFGDYWAGMSTYRTQYQQGTSFELDTVFNFDGHFGGKSGGTRSLNDKAARYYPSAEYQAHISVNGTLSDQLWSTPLFQALKEAVATYNADAFEAMNRIILEGLYGLGRGAKMHHAAQSILDAAQSLYPNHEYSAILRRHFNHHNLLPTALILAPNPQFIDTGLATTATPNNATSKGQVNAVIYNPTTRDMTLSGHVSVSGQSGSQTLATADQPSSLKAGKSQTVNFPLNAQPQCGQRINLTLDASFSFDKKQRMQHVSFEQGFVFGLPKFAEAPKTLNQEVLDAKKGTSPLQPMRKGLTYATYFNTGDQESVGNDFAVITHISHPDHRELKVTLIAPDGQQVILHDHQAYYQNSKQTVYRLADYPQLKPLLGSRMAGAWRLEISDIAVGNSGQLIDFGVTHIQNYQCKASPNKPDPKPQPQPNNNSGGGGSALWLTLLAMLQLGYTKARSAKRRSFKR, translated from the coding sequence ATGAAAGCGCTTCGATTCAACAAAACCACATTATGCTTATTCACCTTGTTGGCCGCGAGCCAACAAGGTGTTGCCGCAGAGCTTATCTACCCAGCCAATGAAACTATCGTTAGTGATAGTGTTCAAGCGAAACAATTCTTGCTTAATTATTTCCAAGATAAGCCCAACACAGTTATCAGCGATCTATCGGCTCGCTATCAACGCACCAGCTTGATGGCAACGCACTACAATTTTGATGTTATCGACAATCAAGGTAAAAACTGCCACAAGACCTTGGTACTGACCGTAGATAAAGATCAAAAAGTGCAACGCGTCTACGCACAGCTCGATGCATTAACGGGCCAATGTGATGGCACGATCGAGCAACCTCGTACCAATTTTGATATCACTAAACCCGCTATTCCTGCACACGCGAAAACGGTGCCAGTGACAACCCAAGTCTACAATCCCGATCCGCGTACGATGAACCAAGCACCGATCCCAACAGACGGTGATTTTGAACATTACACCTTACCAGCGACCTATCAGACAGTGACTATGCCTGTGCTGTGTAGTACTACGGCTAACCCACAGTGTGTATTGGCCAACGACAAGGTTGTTGCTGTCGACATCGTGAACTTACCCGAAGGGATAGCAGATAAGGCAGAGCAGCAGCCGCAGCAAGGCCACCTCAGTTTTGCACCAGACGCACTCACCAATATTGATGTCACACAAGCATCAACGGCGGATAAATCAGCGGTGCATAACTACTTTTACGATGTGATGGCGTTCTACCATATTGATCACTCACTACGCTATGTAGAAGGGCTTGGCTTTAACCATCTATTCAACCAAACGGTTCAATTTGATGCGCAAGGCTCGAATGAGAATAACTCTAAGTACTTAAACGATATCAACCTACTGTCATTGGGTATGGGGGGATCTCCCGATAGCCTTGATGCTGACGTGATCCTGCATGAGTTCGGCCACACGATAAATTACTTTATCGTGCCTGACTGGGCGTATGGAGACACCAGTGGGATTGGTGAAGGTTTTGGCGATTACTGGGCAGGCATGTCGACTTACCGTACTCAATATCAGCAAGGTACAAGCTTTGAACTAGACACAGTATTCAACTTTGATGGTCATTTTGGCGGCAAAAGTGGCGGGACTCGTTCTCTCAATGACAAAGCGGCTCGCTACTACCCATCCGCTGAATACCAAGCGCATATTTCTGTTAATGGCACCTTGTCTGATCAGCTCTGGTCAACGCCACTATTCCAAGCCCTGAAAGAAGCTGTCGCGACCTACAATGCCGATGCGTTCGAGGCAATGAACAGGATTATTCTTGAAGGCCTCTATGGTTTAGGCCGTGGCGCTAAAATGCACCATGCCGCGCAAAGTATTTTAGATGCGGCGCAAAGCCTCTACCCAAATCATGAATATAGCGCGATTTTGCGTCGTCATTTCAATCACCACAACTTGCTTCCAACCGCACTGATCCTAGCGCCAAACCCGCAATTCATCGATACAGGGTTAGCAACAACAGCAACCCCCAATAACGCCACCAGCAAAGGGCAAGTAAACGCTGTCATCTACAACCCAACCACACGGGATATGACACTGAGCGGACATGTATCGGTTTCGGGGCAATCAGGGTCACAAACCTTGGCTACAGCCGATCAACCATCAAGCCTAAAAGCAGGAAAAAGCCAAACCGTTAACTTCCCTCTTAACGCTCAACCACAATGCGGCCAGCGTATTAACTTAACACTTGATGCTTCCTTCAGCTTCGACAAAAAGCAACGGATGCAACACGTTAGTTTTGAACAAGGTTTCGTATTTGGTCTACCTAAGTTTGCCGAAGCCCCTAAAACACTGAATCAAGAAGTTCTTGACGCTAAAAAAGGCACAAGCCCCCTGCAACCTATGCGCAAAGGGCTTACCTATGCCACTTACTTTAATACAGGCGATCAAGAGTCTGTCGGCAATGATTTCGCCGTTATCACTCACATTTCACACCCTGATCACCGCGAATTGAAAGTCACGCTGATCGCACCAGATGGCCAGCAAGTGATTTTGCACGATCACCAAGCTTATTACCAAAACAGCAAACAAACCGTGTATCGCTTAGCCGATTACCCACAACTTAAACCACTACTGGGCAGTCGGATGGCAGGTGCTTGGCGACTAGAAATTAGTGATATCGCCGTGGGTAATAGCGGCCAATTGATCGATTTTGGCGTCACGCACATTCAGAACTATCAGTGTAAAGCTTCACCAAATAAACCAGATCCAAAGCCACAACCACAACCTAATAACAATAGTGGCGGAGGGGGCAGTGCCCTTTGGCTAACCCTACTTGCAATGCTGCAATTGGGATACACCAAAGCAAGATCAGCTAAACGTCGTTCATTTAAGCGTTAA
- a CDS encoding helix-turn-helix domain-containing protein yields the protein MINWKYPPKRSLAAQYVECYWCIEKKQGDDSHPFPKLTPDPTAHLIIAPVLQGYQYANESVSFEGQGSHWLFPHCQTFQVDHTDAFILLGVKFHTGALYALDMSPHQVELEHVMEVDISRFLDLNRHECVSDAKGQDFSHELLRLAKDAPETCCDALEGVLLSWLNQAHSDKHSLLTCKALPLLPTMPISQLGAQLHCSQRTLERSFVRVTGLTLKQYQSMNRLDLLLESLYRRGNADIDWAEVALEFGFSDQPHLIRYLKSTIGKTPGEYAKVRDLTIDIYGGVEYS from the coding sequence ATGATTAATTGGAAATATCCACCAAAGCGTTCATTAGCTGCTCAGTATGTTGAGTGTTATTGGTGTATTGAAAAAAAACAAGGTGATGATAGTCATCCCTTTCCAAAGTTAACCCCAGATCCGACGGCGCATTTGATCATAGCGCCGGTGTTGCAGGGGTATCAGTATGCAAATGAATCGGTGTCTTTTGAGGGGCAGGGAAGCCACTGGTTGTTTCCTCATTGCCAGACATTCCAAGTTGATCACACGGATGCATTTATTTTGCTAGGGGTTAAGTTTCATACTGGGGCTTTGTATGCGTTGGATATGTCGCCGCATCAGGTTGAGTTAGAGCATGTTATGGAAGTAGATATCAGTAGATTTCTCGACTTGAACCGTCATGAGTGTGTTTCTGATGCGAAAGGGCAGGATTTCTCACACGAACTTTTACGATTAGCGAAAGACGCACCTGAAACATGCTGCGATGCGCTAGAAGGTGTACTACTGTCTTGGCTAAATCAAGCGCATTCAGATAAGCACAGCCTACTGACGTGTAAAGCGTTACCACTGTTGCCAACGATGCCAATTTCACAATTAGGGGCGCAACTGCATTGCTCACAGCGTACATTAGAGCGTAGCTTTGTTCGTGTTACAGGCTTAACACTGAAACAGTATCAGTCGATGAATCGGCTTGATTTGCTACTTGAGTCTTTATACCGTCGAGGCAATGCTGATATAGACTGGGCGGAAGTGGCACTGGAATTTGGTTTTAGCGATCAACCGCATTTGATCCGTTATTTAAAAAGCACGATAGGGAAGACGCCTGGGGAGTATGCGAAGGTGCGTGATTTGACCATAGATATTTATGGTGGGGTAGAATATTCCTAA